One Frankiaceae bacterium genomic window, CGCCCCGGTGGCCGCCGCGCCCTCTCCGTTCTCTCGATCGTGCTGGCGCTCGCGGGCGTCGGGATGTTCGCCTACCCGTTCGCCACCGACCTCTGGTCCGCGCAGATCCAGAGCCGCCTGCGCACGCAGTTCTCGAACCCCGAGTACCGCCAGGCGTACCAGAACCGCCAGATCAAGGAGGGTGAGGGCCTCACCCGCCTCGTCATCCCGAAGATCAAGGTGGACGTGCTGGTCGTCGAGGGCACGACCCCCGCGGCGCTCAAGGCCGGCGCCGGCCACTACAAGAACACCCCGCTGCCCGGTGAGAAGGGCAACGTCGCCATCGCCGGCCACCGCACGACGTACGGCCGCCCGTTCAACCGCATGGACGAGCTCAGGACCGGCGACATCGTGTGGCTCGACACGCCGTTCGAGCGGTTCGAGTACACGGTCATGCCGACGTTCAACGGCAAGCCGAACGGTGGAAGGAACCCCGTCGCCGTCAGGCCCGAGGACTTCGGCGTCGTCGGCAAGCCGTCGGACCCGAAGGCGCACTGGCTCACGCTCACGACCTGCCACCCCAAGGGCAGTGCCAAGCAGCGGCTGATCCTGCGCCTCGAGCTGTCCAAGAAGCTCCCGCTGCCCAAGAGCTGACGTTCCGGAGAGACTCCGCGCCGTGGCCGTAACCTTCCTGTCCGTGGCGCGTTGTCCGTTTCGGAGCCGGACAACGGTCCGGCACCACCCAGCGGAGGAACGCAACCCGATGCGCCTGCGTCACACGTGCGTCGCGCACGGACCGGTCAACCCCGACCGGGTTCGTGACGATGCAGGGGATGGACGCGACGAGGCGCGCACGGGAGCACGTAGGAGGTCGCAGTGAGCAGTGCGCGCCGGGCAGCGATGCTGCCGTTGGCCGTGGCAGTGGGCGGGGTGCTCCTCGCGGCCACGCCCGCCTTCGCCACCGTCCGGGCCACGTGGTCCAAGCCGACCGACAACTCGACGTTCACGACGCCCGCGACCGTCGACTTCGCCGTCACGCTCGACCGCGGCACCTCGACCCTGACCAGCAGCGCCGACGGCGCGGCCGTCAGCCTCAACCTCGCGATCCCCGGCCCCAACCCCGGCCCGTACAAGGTCGACACCTCGTCCGGCACCAGCGACCGCGACCTCAAGTTCACGTTCGACCCGGCCTGCCCCAACCACGCGGGTGCTTGCGCCGCCGGCTCCCCGACGGCGTACAACGGCCGCTACACCGCCTCCCTGTCCGGCGCCACCACCGGCTCGCGCACCGTCATGCTGCAGATCCCGCCGGCCGCCCCCACGGGCGTCAGCGCGATCGCCACCGGCCAGCGCCGCATCAAGGTCTCGTGGAACGCCAACCGCGAGCCCGACCTGACCGGCTACGACGTCTTCAACGCCGACGGCGTCAGCGTCGCCTCCAACCTCCCCGCCGACCGCACCTCGCACGAGTTCGAGCTGCCGAGCAGCGGCTACGGCGGCGAGCACACGTACGTCGTCCGCGCGCACCGGCTCGCCTGCGCCAACTGCCCCGGCCCCGACAGCGGCGCGCAGCTCTCCTCGCCGATGTCGTCGCCCGCCAGCGTCACGCTGAACGAGCCGACCCCGCAGCCCGACCCCGACGAGGAGCCCGGCACCGACCCGGGCACCGACCCCGGCGACGGCGGCTACAACGGCGAGGACGAGCCCGGCAACGGCTCCACGGGCGGCGGTGGCTCCAACGGCGGCAGCGGCGGTGGCTCCGGCGGCGGCTCCACCGGTGGCTCCGGCGGCGGCGGCAACTCCGCCGACACCGACGGCGACGGCTACAACGACAACAGCACCGGCGGCTCGTTCTCCTCGGGCAAGACCGCGCAGGAGCAGACCCGCGCGGCACAGCAGCGGCTCGCGTTCGGCCTGACGTTCAAGTCGTTCGCGCCCAAGCTCGGCGCCCCCAAGCTGCCCCCGCTGCCGAAGTTCGCGCCGCCGGCCCCCGAGACGATCCCGTGGGGCACGTACGACCCGACACTCGACTACGGCGGCGACAAGAACGTCACCGGCACCGACACCATCGCCGAGGGCGGCGGGTTCAGGGACACCGTCTACGACTCCTTCTCGATGGTGTTCGAGGGCCGCAGGCTCTTCCGCTCCATCGCGATCGCCCTGCTGCTCTTCCTCGCCGCCGCGCACCTGCGCCTCTGGCTGCGGAGCACGCCGACCCCGTAACGCGCAGGGCTTCGCAGAACGACGCGGCCGGCGGCCCCGCCTCGCGCGAGCCCGCCGCGTCGGACGCGGCGTT contains:
- a CDS encoding class E sortase, with the protein product RPGGRRALSVLSIVLALAGVGMFAYPFATDLWSAQIQSRLRTQFSNPEYRQAYQNRQIKEGEGLTRLVIPKIKVDVLVVEGTTPAALKAGAGHYKNTPLPGEKGNVAIAGHRTTYGRPFNRMDELRTGDIVWLDTPFERFEYTVMPTFNGKPNGGRNPVAVRPEDFGVVGKPSDPKAHWLTLTTCHPKGSAKQRLILRLELSKKLPLPKS